The genomic window TTTCTTCGGGGCATTTTAAGAACCTTATAGGCTTTAGTGGTGAAGTTATTACCGCAGACCTTTCAAAAAAGGAGCTTTGGGAGTGGCTAAAGACAAACTTCCAATTTGATGCGGTATTCCACCAAGGTGCGATTACCGACACCACCGTGCAAGACCAAAGGAGGATGATGGAGGTAAACGCAGACAGTCTGAGGTATATCCTTGATGCTTGTCTTCATTGGAAGGCTAAGCTAATTTACGCCTCATCTGCTGGAGTATATGGCAACAGCAAGCCACCTATGAAAGAAGAAGAGGGACTTGAGCCAGAAAACATATATGGCTTTTCTAAGCTAACTATGGACAGGATAGCTATTAACTTCTTGGAGGAGCATCCAGAAATTCAAGTGGTGGGTCTTAGATACTTTAACGTTTACGGACCTGGGGAACACTACAAGGGCAAAACCGCAAGCATGATATACCAGCTATACAGACAGATGAAAGAAGGAAAGCGTCCAAGGCTTTTCAAGTGGGGAGAGCAGAAAAGGGATTTTGTCTATATAGAAGATGTTATAAGGGCAAACCTCTTGGCTTTTGAAGGAAATATTTCTGGTGTGTTTAATGTGGCTACTGGAATACCAAGAAGTTTTAATGAGATAGTGGACATACTCAACAGATACCTTGGGACTAACTATGAAGTTGAATACTTTGACTGCCCTTATGACTTTTATCAAAACTTCACTCAGGCAGACCTTTCAAAGGCAAGGGAGTTTTTGGGCTACGAGCCTTTGTATAGCTTAGAAGAGGGTATAAGGGATTACCTTGAAAGGCTTGGAGAGACTATGTCTCCAAAAAAGGATGATTAATTTGGTATGTATCCTTTTGCTTATCCAACTAATAGCACTACAGCGTAGCAGAATAATAGCTTTGTGTTTATATATGCTTAAAAGTCAGTTAGCTTGTTGTTCTCCTCACCCTTATCTTACCACTCATGAGGTTGTGAAGTAGGCTCTTAAATAGGTTCTGAAGTGCTTTCTTATACTCTTCTTCTTTTTGCAGTTTCTCGTCTATGGCTCTTAGGACTTCCGCTATGGCTTTCTGCTCCTCAAGTGGTGGGAGGGGGATGGAGAAAGTCTGAAGTTCTGATTTTGATATTGCTTTAAATGTAGAACCTGTCCCCAGCTTTTCAATTTTTTCCTTCGCAAAGTTAAAATAGTAGAAAAGGAATTCGTTTTCACCTTCCCTAAGCTCTATACAAGCTAAACCTCTTCCGATGCAATATTCCCTGTCTGCTATATTTACATCTCCTACTGGTGCTCTAACAGAAAACAAAATAGAGCCAATCCTTGAAGTTTTAATTGGATGAGTTGTATACTTAGTTACATTGGGATAAATATTTCCAAATTCAGCTTTTCCTTGTAAGAATGGTACCCCCTTGCCATTGCTATTATATGTTTCTCCGGGTGGTGATTGACCCATTATTATCTCCGCCACCTCCCCCAATCTCACCACCTCCCAATCAACAGGCAAAGGACCCAGTTCTGTATCTTTGAAATCCCTCTCCTCGTAAAACTCAAAACCCATAGCAGAAAATTATAAAACTTTGGCTTTATATACCAAGCTCTTCCTTCAAAACTCTTGGAAGTATACACTGAACAGGTTAAATTCAAGAATAAGAAGTGGAAGATGGAAGTGTTCTTGAAAATATCTCTGAGGGACTATGGAATAAAGGAGTTTGAGGATACAGGCATGATAATAATAGTAAAAAAAGGGCTATCTGGAAAGCCAGACTACTCTATAGATGGGGAAGGTTTTGTGGTAGAGTTCAAAAATGGAGAGATATACATTATAGACATATACGACCCTGAGGTGGCGAGAAACTTCCGCGAAAAGCTATCTCTTAGCTATGTATAGTGTCCTCGGGCTTGACCTCGCAGGTAGTGAAAAGAGGAAAACGGGCTACGCCTACTGGGAAGGAAGTAGCCTAAGGGTGGGTGTGGTATATACAGACAGAGAGGTGCTTGAGCTTTCAGAGGGTTTTTCTCTGATAATGATAGATGCTCCGCTTTCCATACCTGCTGGAAGAAGTAGTCTTGAAGATAGAGGACCTCACTTAAGAGAGTGCGACCTTTTGTTGAAAAAACACGGGCATAGGTTTTTCCCCGTAACCTTGGGTCCTATGAGGATGCTAACCAAAAGGGCTATGAACTTGGCAAAAGCTATGAAGGAGAGAGGAGCAGAGGTTTTTGAAACCTTTCCCGGTGCTACCTATGACCTGCTGGGGCTTGACAGAAAGGATAGGAGTTTAATACTTAACTTCTATATGAAATTGCCTCTGGCACTTGAAGAAAGAGAATACTCGCAGGATGAGTTGGATGCGGTTGCCTGTTGGCTTGCGGGCATTTGTCATCTTATGGGCAAAAGCCTTGTATTCTCTGGCGTAGATGGACAGATAGTGATAGCAAACAAGGAATGTGTTGATGGTCTTGACAAAAGATGAATTGCGAATTATTATCATTTACAAGGAGGTAAGGAATGGACAGAGTATATATCTTTGACACCACCCTCAGAGACGGAGAGCAGGCACCAGGCTTTTCCATGACCACGGAGGAGAAACTACAGATGGCACACCAGCTTGCAAGGCTTGGTGTGGACGTGATAGAAGCAGGCTTTGCGGCAGCATCAAAGGGGGACTTTGAGGCGGTAAACCTCATAGCCCAAGAGGTAAAGGGACCAATAATATGTTCCCTTGCAAGGGCTTTAGAGAGGGACATAGAGCTTGCAGGACAAGCACTTGAGCCTGCGGATAGAAAAAGAATTCATACCTTCATAGCCACCTCGGAGATACATATGAAGTATAAGCTACGCATGTCTCCGGAGGATGTCTTAGAAAGGGCAAAAAGGGCAGTAGAATACGCAAGGAGGTTTACCGACGATGTGGAGTTCTCTTGCGAAGATGCTACCAGAAGTCAAAGGGATTTTCTGTATAAGGTAATAGAAACTGCCATAAGGGCTGGTGCTACCGTTATAAACATACCAGATACGGTGGGATATACGGTTCCGGAGGAGTTTGCTGACCTCATAGAGGGTATAAGAAACAACGTTCCTAACATTGACAAGGCAATAATAAGTGTCCACTGTCATGACGACCTTGGAATGGCAGTTGCCAACTCCCTCATGGCAGTAAAGCACGGAGCAAGACAGGTAGAGTGCACCATAAACGGCATAGGAGAAAGGGCAGGAAACGCAGCCTTGGAAGAGATAGTTATGGCTCTAAGGGTTCGCAAGGACTTCTTTGGAGGTCTATACACAAACATAAATACCAAAGAGCTGTATAGGACAAGCAGGCTCTTGTGTAGGATTACAGGCAGTTTTGTTCAGCCAAATAAGGCGGTGGTGGGCGACAACGCCTTTGCTCACGAGTCTGGTATTCATCAACATGGTGTGCTATCTAATCCTCTCACCTATGAGATTATGTCGCCGGAAGATGTAGGCTTTCCATCAACGCGCATAATCCTCGGTAAACATTCAGGAAGGCACGCCCTAAAGAGCAAGCTAAGGGAAATGGGTTTTGAGTTCTCAGAGGAAGACTTGGACAGGGTTTTTGAGAAATTCAAAGCCCTTGCGGACAAGAAGAAGGAGGTCTACGAAGAGGACATAGAGGCACTGGTCTACGAGGAGTTTGTAAAGCACGAAGAGGAAGAGCCCATAAGGGTTATCCACTATCAAGTTCAGACAGGAGACAAACTTTTACCTACAGCCACCGTGGTGCTGACCTTTAAGGGAGAGGAAAGAACCGCTACCTCTACTGGTAATGGACCTGTAGACGCCATAATAAGAGCAATACAGAAAGCTCTCGGTGTAGAACCTAAGCTCTTGGACTTTTCTATCAAAGCACTAACTCCTAACACGGACGCTCAGGCGGAGTCAAGGCTTGTGATAGAGCTTGAGGGAGTTAAGGCAAGCGGAAGAGGTGTGGACGTGGATATAATAAGGGCAAGTGTAAGCGGATTTGTGGATGCACTCAACAGGGCTATAATGAGGAAAAGCTACATAGTTTCAAGGGAAAGCCTAAGAAAGGAAGGCACAGTTTGAAATTTTAGAACTTTTTTATCCTTAATGCCCTACCAGTCCTAATGGTTAATGGAAAGGCTCTGCGTATAGGTAAACACATCCCCACTACCGGAGCCCTTAGGGAAATACTAACTAACGTAAACCCTTAGCCCTTCCCCCTCTTCTACTTTTCCTATGACCCACACCCTTAAGCCCAAGTTCTCCGCTTCTTTCTTAAATGTTTCTTCCTTATCCTCTGGAAATGTAAAAAGCAAACCCCCTGAGGTTACAGGGTCTGTAAGCAGTAAAATTTGCCACCACTCAAGTCCTTCGTTTATGGTCCTGTCCCTTACAAAGTTGTAGTTATCAAGAGCACCTTTTGGATATATCTTTTGCCTTATTAGGAAAACAGACTCTTCGTATATGGGAACCTTAGAAAAGTCTATGGCGAACCTTACCTTGGACTTTGTCGCTATGTTCATGGAATGACCCAAGAGACCAAAACCCGTCACATCAGTGCAGGCACTTGCCTCTACAGCCTTTGCAAGCTCAGAAGCCTTTTCGTTTAACATAAGCATATATCCTATGGCATCGCCTATATCCCTCTCGCTAATCTTTCCTTCCTTTATCCCCTTCGTAAGCACACCCACACCCACAGGTTTTGTGAGAGCTATAAGGTCTCCGGGCTTAGCTCCTTCTTGGGTAAAGTATCTTCCATTCTCGCATACACCCATGACCGCAAGACCAAACTTTGGCTCTTTGTCGTCAACGGTATGCCCACCCAGAAGAACAGTTCTTGCCTCTCTCAGCTTATCCGCACACCCCCTCATAACTTCCTTAAGAACATCTATCTCAAGGTCGCAGTTGTTAAAGCCTACTATGGCTAAGGCATTTAAAGGCTTGCACCCCATAGCATAAACATCGCTCAAGGAATTAGCGGATGATATGGCACCCCAGAGGTATGGGTCGTTAAGTATGGGAGTTATGAAATCCACCGTATGGACAAAAATCTGCCCACCGTAAGTGTAGACCCCTGCATCATCACCCACGCCCAAAAGGGTCCGTTCATCTACATATAGGTCTATACCCTTTATCAACTTCTCAAGGTCCGCCGGACCCAGCTTGCTCGCTCAACCAGAAGCCCTCACAAGCCTTAAAAGCTCCATAGACTTATATCATAAAACCGCTCTTCAGAAGAATACTTTGAACTTTTCAAAGAACCCACAACTCATTCTTTGAAGATTTCAAAAGCTATCATGGTTTAAAATTTCTACTATGAAGGAGATACTAAAAAAGCTATCTGAGTTTCAAAACCTTACAAGGGAAGAGGTAAGGCAAGCTCTTGAGGACATAGTAGAGGGCAGAACTACCGATGCCCAGATAGGTGCTTTTATTATTGGCATGAAGATGAAGGGTGAAACCCCAGAGGAGATAGAAGGTGCTGCGAGCTTTTTCAGAGAAAAGGCAACAAGGGTTGAAATAACAGACAAGGAAAACCTTGTGGATACCTGCGGAACGGGTGGCGATATGACAGAGACCTTCAATGTCTCCACTGCGGTCGCTTTTGTTTTAGCAGGTGCAGGTGTTAAGGTTGCCAAGCATGGCAATAGGTCTGTGTCTTCAAAGAGCGGTAGTGCAGACCTCTTAGAGTATCTCGGTGCAAAAATAGACCTCAATGCGGAGCAAGTAAAGAAACTCATAGAAGAGATAGGAATAGGCTTTATGTTTGCTCCTATGTTTCACCCAGCCATGAAAAGGGTCATAGGTCCAAGAAGGGAAGTAGGCTTAAGGTCCATATTTAACCTTGTGGGACCTCTTTCAAATCCAGCGGATGCAAGAAGACAGCTCCTCGGAGTTTTCTCTGACCAACTTGTGGACAAGGTAGCCTTTGCCCTAAAGGGTATGGGAATAAGAAGAGCCTTTGTGGTGCATGGGAAGGATGGCATGGACGAGGTATCCATAAGTGCACCTACGCGTATTGCGGAGTTAAGGGATGGTGAGGTCTTTTTGTATGACTTTCACCCAGAAGAGGTGGGTTTTAAGACTTATCCCATTGAATGCATACGTGTATCTTCTGTAGATGAAAGCTCAAAAATGGTGCTTTCTGTGTTAAAGGGAGAGGTTTCACCTGCATACTACATGGTTTTATTAAATTCCATGTTTGGAATACTCGTTTCTGGAGCTACAGAGGACAGAAATACCGCCCTTGATATGGCCAAGGAATCCATACACTCTGGAAGAGCTTACAAAAAACTGCAGGAGTTCATAGACCTATCGAGAAAAGTCTAATGATAGAAGTAGGTAAGGTAAGCTACCTTAACACACTGCCCCTTTTCTACAGTTGGGACACTCAAGAGGTAAGCCTTATAGAAGGGCATCCATCAGAGCTTGTGAAAAAGCTCAGAGCAGGTCAGATACAAGCAGGCATTGTCTCTTCTGTAGAATTTCTGCTTCATCCAGAAGACTACAGAGTTGTGCCCGGCATATCCATATCTTCAAAGGAAAGAGCTTGCTCTGTTCTTATTTTCTCCCAAAGACCTCTTGAACTCATAAGGAGCATACACCTTACGCCAGCCTCCATGACCTCTAAGATGCTCGCCATGTATGTACTTAAAAGGGTCTACGGAAATAGTCCTGAGGTTGTGGAAAGGTCCCAGGCGGAGGCCCTTCTACTTATAGGAGATGAGGCATTCAGTGAGAAGGCTTCTGGTAGGTGGGATTATATTTATGACCTTGGCGAGGAGTGGTTTCGCCTCCACGGACTTCCCTTCGTCTTTGCCCTCTTTCTTGTGAGAAGGGACGCCCCTGAGTGGTTAGACCAACTCATACTGGAGCAGTGCAGGAAGTCAAGGGAGGAGTTTTACCACGACCTTGAAGAGGGTAAGCTCAGGCTACAAAAGCCTCTCAAGGATTACTTTAACCTATGTCTTGACTATACCCTTGACGAGGAGGGGTGGCGGTCCTTAAGTCTTTTTAAGGAAATTTTAATGGAAGATGCCATATTATGTAAAAATAAGGAGGTGATAGTATGAGAAGAAAGGCTCTGGTCTTGCTAACTGTTTTCTCCGTGGGTTTTCTATTCTCCTGCGGTCAGGTAACCACACAAAGAACTTATGAGGGAGCTACCGTAGGAGCGGTGGGTGGTGCTATAGCTGGAGCTCTTATAGACAGAAACAACAGATGGCGTGGTGCGGTTATAGGTGGTGCTCTCGGTGCGGTTATAGGTGGAACTATAACAGAAATAGCGGCAAGAGCTTCAAGGGAGGCGGCGGCTCAGAACAAGCCCGTGGAATACAAGTCTGAAGATGGAAGGGAAAGGGTGGTGGCAGAGCCCGTAGCTTCAAGGGGCAACTGTAGGATAGTAAAGACTACCTATTATCAGGACGGTAAGGTGGTAAAGGTTGAGGAAAGGGAGGTATGCCCCTAAGGGGCTACCTCTTATAAACCCTTACATTTAGTGTTTATGACACCGTAGTTTCCCCCTCTCTTTCTATAAACTATTCTAAGCGTGCCTGTTTCTATGTCAATGAAGGGAAGGAAATAGACACCAGAATCCTGAAGTTCAAAGACCGCATCTTCCATGCTCATTGGCTTCTCTATTACGAGCTCTTCCTCTACTATGAGAGGTTTTTCCCTCTCTTCATGAGGTCTTATCTCTTCTCTTATAAGCTCTTCCTTTATCTTATGACCTTTGCGTCTTAGTTCGTGCCTTCTCTGTTTTAGTTTTATAAGCTGTCGCTCTATCTCATCCATCACCCTGTCAAGGGCTGAAAAGGGGTCAATATCTTCGTCCCAGGCGTGCAAAGCACCACCACCCCAGGTCTTTAGGTATATGTCCATGTCAACCCTGTAGAGGGTTGGTCTGCTCTCACCCGCAAAGTCCTTTTGCTTCGCTCTTGAGGTAGAAAGTGTTACCACCACCTCTACCTGGTCTTCCTCAGCTTCCTTTAAAAATCTGCTGAACCTCTCGACCTTACCTTCTACAAAGGCCTTCATTGAGTCTGTCCATTCAATGCCTTTACCTATAAACTCCACGTTCATTCTCTGACCTCCTCTAACCTTCTATGGAGTAGAATATGATACCATGAATTTAGGAGTTCTTGTATCAGGGCGTGGTTCAAACCTTCAGGCAATAATAGATGCTATTGAGGCTGGAAAGCTCAAGGACAGGATAGCCTTAGTTATATCTGACAGAGAAGGCGTTCAGGCAATAGACAGGTGTGTAAAACACGGTATTCCACACAGGGTCATTAAGAGGAGAAGTTTTGACAGCAAGGAGGAGTTTGAAAAAAAACTCGTGGAGGCTATGAAGGGGTCTGGAGTTGATTTGGTTGTTCTTGCAGGTTTTATGCGTGTGCTTTCTCCTATATTTCTTAAGGAATTTCCCATGAAGGTTATAAACATACATCCATCCCTTATACCAGCCTTTCAGGGAATGCATGCTCAAAGGCAAGCCTTACAATACGGAGCAAGAATAAGTGGTTGCACCGTCCATTTTGTCACGGAAGAGCTGGACAATGGTCCAGTTATAGCTCAAGCATGCGTGCCAGTCCTTCCAGAAGACACAGAAGAGAGCCTGTCTGAGCGGATACTCCGCCATGAGCATAGGATACTGCCACAGGTAATAAGATGGATATCAGAGGGAAGGGTTAGGGTTGAGGGCAGAAAGGTGGTGGTGGAAGGGGCAAGGTATGGAACGCTACCCTTTAACCCTGAGCTTGAAGACTTTTGATATAATCTTAAGAAAACTGACAAGGAGGTGGAAACATGTTAAGTCTTTTTAGGAGACGCCTGCTTGTGCTTGGAGTGGCTGGTTGTTTTTTTGCCTTCAATTCGTCTCCAGCCCTTGCTGGACTTGTGGGTTCAAAGCCTACTTCTGAAACCCTGACTATGAAGAGAGAGGAAGATATAGCCAAAATCCAAAGAGCCCTTGAAAGCAAACAGCTTCAGGAAAAACTAAAAGCTTATGGTCTCACAAAGGAGGAGGTGGAGAAAAAGCTCTCTGAGCTAAATGACGAGCAGATACATATGTTGGCAAAGGCTTCTGACAGGGTTCTTGCCGGTGGTGATGGTGTTGGGCTCGCCATAGGTATACTTATAATTGCCATCCTTCTTGTAATACTTCTTAAACTTCTAAACAAGGAGATAATCATTAGATGAGAGATGCTCCTGCTTTTGCTTCTTTTCCCCCTTGTTCTTTACTCCAAAAGCCTTGATGTTCCCTTTGTTAAACAGCGGGACCAGTTTTGCGGTCCCGCATCCCTCAGCTCTGTGCTTGCCTATTATGGGCTAAAGGTGTCTCAGGAAGAGATAGCGGAGAAGGTATACAACCCCAAGCTAAAGGGTGCCCTCATTACAGACCTTGAAAACTATGCCAGAGCAAGGGGTTTTAGGACTCTTCTAAAAACCTCAAACCTGCAGGAGCTGAAAAACTACATAGAGGAAGGTCATCCCCCCATAGTGCTTGTGGACTTGGGAACGCTGTGGACAAGCGTCCCCCACTACATGGTAGTTGTTGGATACCGCGAAGATACCTTTTATGTTCACACGGGATATGAAGCCAATAAGCCTATTAAAGCCAAAGAGCTTGACAGAATATGGTCAAAAATGGGAAGGGTTATTCTGATGGTCTATCCATACTGAACCTTTTGGAGAACCTTTTTGTAACCCTCAAGTAGGTCACCTAAGTCAAACCTGAACCTATCTTTATCCAGCTTTTCTCCAGTTTTTGCATCCCATAGCCTGCATGTATCCGGAGATATCTCGTCTATCACCGCAAGGGCACCATCGGGAAGCCTTCCAAACTCTAACTTGAAATCCACGAGCAAAAGACCATGAGACTTAAAAAACTTTTTCAGTATGGTGTTTACCTTAAGGGCTATTTTCACTATATCCTTCAAAGTCTTTTTATCCGCTATACGGAGAAGGATTGCGTGTTCAACACATATAAGTGGGTCGTGTAACTGGTCGTTTTTGTAGAAAAACTCCAATAAGGGCTTTTCCAATTTTTCTCCTTCTTTGAAGCCGAGCCTTTTACATATGCTTCCTGCAGTTATATTCCTTACTACGACCTCTAAGTCAAACCTTTCTGCCTTCCAGACAAGCATTTCTCTTTCGGAAACACGCTCTATAAAATGGGTTTTTACACCCTTTTCTTCCAGCAATTTAAACATTAGGCTTGATATGGTGTTGTTAAGAACACCCTTGCCCTCCACTTCAGCTTTCTTGGTAGCGTCAAAGGCTGTCGCGGTGTCTTTGAAGTATATCAGGCATTTTTCCTTGTCAACCTCGTAAACTTTCTTAGCCTTGCCTTCGTAAAGAAGTTTCATATAATGTATTTTATAGCAAGGAGGGTAAAATGACACCTACACAAAGAGTTGAAGCACTAACGCAGAGTATAAAGTTGACAGATATACTTTACAAAGCTGTTCAGGCAAACGCCTCTGACGTGCATATAACAGCCGGTGCAAGACCGTCGCTAAGGATTGATGGAAAAATAACACAGCTTGTTGAGTATCCTATATTAATTCCAGATGTGACCCAAACGCTTGCCTATTCTGTCATGTCGGAAAGACACAGGAAAACACTTGAAGAAAAGGGACAAGTAGACTTTTCCTTTGGTGTCAAAGACCTTGGTAGGTTCAGAGCAAACGTTTTTTACCAAAGAGGAAGTATCGCAGCGGTTTTTAGAAGGCTTCCCAGTAAGATACTAAGCGTCAAAGATTTAGGGTTAAGTGATAGGGTTCTGGAGGTTTGTCACAAAAGTATGGGTCTTGTTCTTGTAACTGGTCCCACGGGATCTGGAAAAACTACAACTCTTGCAGCACTGATAAATTACATAAATGAAAACTTTCCCCATCACATTATAACTATTGAAGATCCTATAGAATACGTGTTTTCGCATAGAAAGAGTATAGTAAACCAGAGAGAAATAGGTGAGGATGTCCACAGTTTTGCAGATGCTCTCAGGGCTGCTTTGCGTGAAGACCCAGATGTCATCCTTGTGGGTGAAATGAGAGACCTTGAGACAATAGAAATAGCACTAAGAGCAGCAGAAACAGGGCACCTTGTTTTTGGAACACTTCATACAAACACCGCCATATCTACCATTACAAGGATAATAGATGTATTCCCTCCAGAGCAGCAGGAGCAGGTAAGAATACAGCTTTCTTTTGTGCTTCAGGGTGTTATATCTCAGAGACTAATACCTAAGATTGGCGGCGGAAGAGTCCTTGCTTATGAGCTTATGATACCAAATACTGCAATAAGAAACCTAATAAGGGAGAATAAACTTCAACAGATATACGCCATAATGCAGAGCGGGCAGGCTCAAACGGGCATGCAAACCATGAATCAGTCCCTTTACGGACTTTACAAGGCTGGTCTTATATCCCTCGAAGATGCTTATAAATACTCGCCAGATATAAAAGAGTTGGAAAGAATGATAGAAAGAGGAGGGTAAAGATGCCAAGGTTTAAGTATAGAGCCTTTGACGAAACAGGAAACTTTGTAGAAAGTGAAGCAAATTATCCAACTCAAGAAACTTTG from Hydrogenobacter sp. T-8 includes these protein-coding regions:
- a CDS encoding type IV pilus twitching motility protein PilT, with amino-acid sequence MTPTQRVEALTQSIKLTDILYKAVQANASDVHITAGARPSLRIDGKITQLVEYPILIPDVTQTLAYSVMSERHRKTLEEKGQVDFSFGVKDLGRFRANVFYQRGSIAAVFRRLPSKILSVKDLGLSDRVLEVCHKSMGLVLVTGPTGSGKTTTLAALINYINENFPHHIITIEDPIEYVFSHRKSIVNQREIGEDVHSFADALRAALREDPDVILVGEMRDLETIEIALRAAETGHLVFGTLHTNTAISTITRIIDVFPPEQQEQVRIQLSFVLQGVISQRLIPKIGGGRVLAYELMIPNTAIRNLIRENKLQQIYAIMQSGQAQTGMQTMNQSLYGLYKAGLISLEDAYKYSPDIKELERMIERGG